TCGATGTTCTCTGCCCGCAGGGTCGCCAGCACGAGCCTGCCGAATTCGTCGTCGCCCACGCGGCCTATCCAGGCCGCCGGCACTCCCAGCCGTGATACCCCGATGGCGACGTTGGACTCGGCCCCGCCGGTCCCCAACTCAAGCGTGCGCTGGTGGCGCAGGGGCCCTTCACCGGTCGCCGTCAGGAGCGCCATCGTCTCACCCATCGTGACGAGTGGGCGGATACTCATGTCTGTCTACTTTCGTCCGGATTCGTTGAGTGGCTCTGAGGGCCTCCGCCGCCCGCTTGGCTTCACCACCGCAGACCCTTTTGAACCACAGGTGGCGGCGTGACACCGCATCCATCCAGGTGTCCCTGGTCCGTGCCGGCCTCCCTCTGGGCAAGCCCATGCGACCCGGCCGGCATTCGCTCGTGGCATGAACTCCTCGTTGGGCTATGCCTTTGCGCATGACCGGACGATTTCGCGAGCCCTCGCGGTGATCTCCTCAGGAGGCAGGTCTCCGATTCCCACCAGCGGGACACCGAGCCCGACGGCGAGCGCGCCGGCACGCAGGAACTCCACGGCCGTGCCGACGGTGATTCCGCCTGTCGCCATGATGCGCAGGTGCGGCAGTGGTCCCAGGACCTGTCGCAGGTACCCGGCGCCGACGGCGCCTGCTGGGAATACCTTGACTGCTGACGCGCCGGCTTCCATGGCCGCGAGCATTTCGAAGGGAGTGAGGCTTCCCATGATGACGGGGACATCTTTGGAGGCGCATCGATCGACGACCCCCTCGATGAGCGTCGGCGTGACGACAAAGGAGGCGCCTGCCGCGCAGGCGTCCGCCGCCTGGCCGGGTGTGGTGACGCTGCCGACGCCCACGGTGAGGCCTTCGGCCTGCAGTGCAGCCACCGAGTCCAGTGCGCCGTGCGAGGTCATCGTCACCTCGACGCAGGCAATGCCGCCGGCGGCAAGAGCGCGGGCCGTGGCCGCGAATCCGCTCGCGTCCGCGGCGCGCAGTACCGCGACAATGCGGTTGCCGGCAAGGCCGTCCAGCGTATCGGTCACGGGAGCACCTCTCCTTCACGCGCCACACGAATGGCCTGCGCGGCGACGGTCAGTGCCGGGTTCATCGCCGCGGAGGACGGGAAGAACGACGCGTCGACCACGAACAGGTTGCGCACGTCGTGGGTTCTGCAATACGGATCAAGTACCGATCGGGCCGGGTCTTCTCCGGCGCGCAAGGTGCCGCACTGGTGGGAGTCGGTCTCGACGCCGAGTGTCTCGGTGGCCACCAGTTGGTATCCGGCACGCCTCATCATCTGGCGGGCGCGGGTGATGAGTTCGCGGTGCGCACGGGTGTTGGTCGGCTGCCAGTGCACCTGCGGGCGGCCCGTTGGGCCCAGGACGATGCGGTTGCGATCGTCGGGAAGGTCTTCGGACATGACCCACCACTCCACGCTGCGGGAAGAGACGGCGTCCAGAAGGGGGCGGGGGACTCGGGGCCGGGCAGCTTTGAGCATGCTCGCCTGGAGCTTGCCAAGGAGCTGCAAATTGCCCAGGGGGTAGCTCGTGGTCGGGCCAGGCCGGTAGTAGTCGTTGACTCCCAGCGTCTTTTGGAACCAGGTGGGGTTGGAGCGGTGGAGATCGACGGCGAGCAGGGCGGTGTTGTTGTGCTGCATATAGCCGCGGCCGACCAGGCCGGAGGAGTTGGCGAGCCCCTGCGGGTGCGCAGACGACTCGGAGCTGAGCAGAAGTGCCGCGGAGGCAACGGCGCCGCAGCTGACAACGAACGTTCCGGCACGCAGTTCGAGGGTGGCACCGTTGCGCTCGGCCTGGGCCCTGACGACCCGTCCGCCGGCGTGGTCGGTATCCAGGCGTACGACGCGGGTGCCGGTGAGCAGCCGCACATTGTCCTGCGCCAGCGCGGGGCGCACTGCGCACATCTCGGCGTCGCTCTTGGCGCCGACCATGCAGGGGAACCCGTCGCATGTCCGGCAACGGATGCAGGTGCCTCCGGGGCGCCGGTCGACGCCCATGGCCAGGGCGTAGGGGTGCAGGTTCTGCTGGAGCAGTCGTTCGCGAAGGTGAGCGACATACGGCTCGTGTGGGAGGGCTGGGAAGGGGTAGGGCTGTGAGCGCTGCGGCTCGGTGGGATCCTCTCCGGGTGAGCCGTGCACCTGGTACCACTGTTCGGCGACCGTGTAGTGCGGTTCGAGGTCGGCGTAGGAGAAGGGCCAGGCGGGAGAGCTTCCCTCCCAGTGTTCGACGGCGGTGAAGTCCTCTTCACGGAAGCGGGGCAGGCACGCACCGAACATTTTGGTGCTGCCGCCAACGTAGTGGTAGACGCCTGGTTGGAAGGGACGGCCTGCCGAGTCGGTCCAGGGAGCCGCGTTCTTGTACCGCCCGCGCTCGAAGACGTCGGCCGGCGACCAGTTCTCCCGCTCCCGGGGAAGGAAGTCGCCTTGTTCGACGAGGAGTACGCGGGCCTGGGAACCTGCCAGAGCGCGGGCGATGGTGGCACCACCCATACCGGTGCCGATGACGAGGATGTCGCAGTGCACGACTTGGCCGATGTCCGCGGCCGACGACTGCACCTGAGCGGATGACGACCACAGATCGGTGGGGTTCATTTCACCGACCCTGCGGTGAGTCCGCGGATGAAGTACTTGCCGAGCGCGAGGTAGATCAGTGCCGTGGGAATGGCCGCGATGACCGCGCCGGCCATGACAACGTTCCAGTTGACCGACTGGGTGCCGGAGAGGTTGTTGAGCGCGACGGTGACGGGCTGGTTACTGGAATCCGGGACGACGACGATGCCGAAGAGGAAGTCGTTCCAGATGTTGGTGAATTGGAAGATACCTGCGACGACGAAGCCCGGCGCCGACAGCGGCAGCATGACCCTCCAGAAGGTCTGTAGCACTCCTGCCCCGTCGATCGCCGCGGCTTCGACGATGGCTTGGGGCACCGCTGCGTAGTAGTTGCGGAAGATGAGTGTGGCGATGGGGATGCCGTAGATGACGTGAACGAGCACCAGCCCTCCGATGGTGCCGTACAGGCCGATCCACTGCAGGAAGGTGACCATGGGGATGAGGATCGCCTGGTAAGGGATGAACATGCCGAGCAGCATGAGAGTGAAGACCAGATTTGCCCGGCGGAACCGCACCTTCGACAGGACGAAGCCGTTGAGCGCACCGACCAGCGAAGAGAGGACTGTCGCGGGTACCACCATGAGCAGACTGTTGAGGAAGTTGCCGGACAGCCGTGACCACGCCTCCCGATAGCCGTCCAGGCTCAGTGGAGACGGCAGCTGCCACATCCTCGACACATCTGCCTGCGCGGGTGACTTCAGGCCGGCCGCCACCATGAGGTAGACCGGCACGAGGAACATCAGGCTGAGGACGATGAGGGCGGCGAGGACGGCCCATTGCCCTGGGGTCTGCGGCACGCGCCAGAATCGGCGCCCGGTGCGCTGAGCACGTGTCTCGGCTGCCGCCGAGACCGGAAGTTCGGTGACGGCGGCCATGTCAGTGGTCCTCTCGGGTGTAGGTACGGGCGAGGTAGGGCACGACGACTGCGCAGACCAGTAGCAGCATGACGATGCTGGCTGCGCCACCGAGGTTGTAGCGCAGCGCGCGGAACATCTGTTCGTACACGAAGATGCCGGGGACATCCGTACTGAAACCGACTCCGCTGCCTGCCATCGCGTACACCAAGTCGAAGATCTTCAGACTGACGTGTCCCAGGATGACCACCGTGGTCACAGTGACCGGCCGCAGCATCGGAAGGATGACCTTGCGGTAGGTCTGCAACGGCCCGGCCCCGTCCATCATGGCCGCCTCCCGCACCTCGTCGGGAATCGCGGCCAGACCGGCCAGGTACATCGCCATCGCGAACCCGCCGAGCTGCCATGCCGCGGCGATCACGACGGGAATGAGCGCCAGCGGGATACCCATCTTGGCGTGCAGATAGGTGCCGCCGGGGATCAACGCCTCCATTACGCCATTGAGTTGGCCCACCACGTCCGGGTCGGTGATCCAGTCGGGCTGGAGAGGCTTGCCGGTGAGGGACTGATACGCGCTCGATACGCCGGTCGCCCGGAGCAACAGGTTGACGCCGGTCTGCGGCGTGAAGATCCATCGCCATACGACGCCGGTCACGATGAATGACAGTGCGTAGGGGAAGAGGAAGACACTGCGGAAGAAGGCCCGGCCGACGACCACGTGGTGCACGAGGAGCGCCAGCGCCATACCCACAGCGACGGACACGAAGAGAAAGAGCAAGGTGAAGACGACGGTGTTGCGAAGGTCGGCCTGGAATCGGGGGGTGGCGAAAAGGTCCGAGTAATTGCCCAGAACACCGTCGCGGACGGTGGTGTCGTGGTTGAAGGGATTCCATCGCTCGGTGGTGGAGATGAACACAGTGAAGGCGATGAAGCCGTAGACGAAGATGCCGACACCGATGAAACTCGGTGCTACGAGCGCCGGGCCGAGCCAGTTGCGGCGCAGCCTGGCCCATCGCCCGGGGGCGTTTCGGCGGTGGCCTGTTCTTGTGACACGCCGTCGTGCCGACGGCGGACTCTTCTGGGGCATCGTGGGCTCTTTGGTCGGGTGCTGGTTGGCGGTCGGATGGCCCTCGGTTGGTCGGGCCGAGGGCATGTCCGGTGAAAGACTTGCGACGCTGAGCGTCATTCCTTCGCGGCGGCGTCCAGCGTCTTGGCGAAGGCGCCGATGTCGTTGTCCGTGTTGAGCTGGTTGATCGCGTCGAAGAACGCCTGCTGGAACTGCGGCGAGGTGGCCTGGCCGTGGACGAGCGTGTTCACCAGGGTTCCCGTACGGAAGGTCTTCGCCGCGGCCTGCTGATATGCGCCGAGCGACGAGACATCGACATCGGTGCGCACCGGGGTCGAGCCCTTGGCCTTGTTGAACGCCAGCTGGCTTTCCTTGCTGCCGACGGAGGCCAGCCACTTGTTCACCAAAGTCGGGTTCTTCGTGGCGGCCGAGGCGACGAAGGCGTCGCCGACCGCGACGAAGGTGTTGTCCGCGCCGGGGAAGGCTACGTAACCGAAGTCCTTGCCGTCGGCCTTGCCGTACTTGAGGAGTTCCCCGTACGCCCAGTCGCCCATCGTGTTGAAGCCGCAGCCGCCGTCGGCCATCAGCTTGACCGCCTGGTCCCAGGTCATTGCGGAGTGGTCATCGTTGGCCTTGCCGAGCAACTGCATGTAGTCCTTGACGCCGGCGCGGACCTTCGGGTCGGACCATGGGGTCTTGCCGTCGACCAGCTTGTTCCAGCCGTCCGCACCCAGGCGGCCTACGAGCAGGTTCTCCAGAACCTCGGCGGAGGCGAAGATGTCCTTGTCGCCGAGGCACAACGGCCTTATGTCTTTGTCCTGCAGCTTCTGGATCGCCTGGTTGAAGCCCTGCCAGTTCATGCTCTTGCCGACCTTGACGCCTGCTTTTGCCAGCACGGCCTTGTTGAACCACAGAACGTTCCCGCGGTGGACGCCGGTGAGAACTCCGTAGACTCGGCCGTTCTTGCTCATGGCGTCGACCATCGCCTTCGGCATGACGGACTTCCACTTGTTCGCCTCGTAAACGTCCGTCACATCGAGGGCCAGGCGGTTGTCGATGAGTTCGCTTATCGCCTTGCCGGGATGAGCCTGCCACGTGTCGGGCGGGTTACCGCCCGCCAGCCGGGTTTGCAGCACCTGCTGGGCGTTGGAACCGCCGCCGCCGGAGACGGCTCCGTTCTTCACCTGTGTGCCGGGATTGTCCTTCTTGAACTGGGTGACGAGGGCATCGAGGGCGGTGGCTTCCGAACCCGAGGTCCACCAGGAGAAGACCTCAAGCTTGTTTCCCTCTGTGCCACCACTGCCGAGGGGGCCTCCACAGGCGGTTGCGGTCAGCGCGGACGCTATGACGAGCGCCGTCGCCCACGGGATGGTTCTTCTCATGCAGCTGCTCCTTCTCTTCCTTCACGCTGGTAGCGGGCAGCGCCCGTACCTTGAGCGGGGGTCAGGCCGATGGGGTTCTGATGGCTGCGGCGGTGCGGGTGCCGCCGAGTACCTTGTGCAGGGCTTCGACGAGGAAGTAATCGCCCCACATGACGCTTTCGTCGACGCCGAGGCCCTTGGCTTCGTGATAGGAGGCGTGCTTCAGCAGCCCCTCCCAGGGATCGTCCGGCCCCGCCAGGAAAGACTCGTGGCACAGGCGCTCAAGCGTGGAGAAGGCATGGTGCCGGTAGCGCACGGCCCGTTGCTCATCCACCAGGTCCGCCAGTTGCAGCAGTCCGCTGGCAGCGATGGCCGCTGCTGAGCTCTCATACGGCAGCCGGGGGCGCGGCTCGCTCCAGTCGTTGGGCGGGACCAGCTGGTCGGTGGTGCAGTCGATGTAGTAGTCGGCGCAGGCAATGGACGTGTCCAGGTACTGTGCCTCGCCGGTGAGTGCATAGCAGGTACCGAAGCCGTACAACGCCCAGGTCTGGCCGCGTGCCCACGAGGAGTCCGCCCGCCAGCCCTGCTGTGTGCTCTGGCGCAGGAACTCTCCGGTGTGAACATCGAAGATGCCTTCGTGCGCAGTACTCCCGTCACCGCGGACCAGATGTCGACGGGTGGTCCGGCAGTGCTCGTGCGCCAGTGCCAACAGGGCCTCATCGCCGCTGTGCTGTGCGGCGTAGAGGACGATGCCGACGTTCATCATGATGTCGATGAACAGGCTGTCAGGGGCGAGAAAGGATCGAAGGTAACGACCCGTCGGGTTGTAGCGCAGGCCCATCGTCTTTCCCGCGGTGACGACCACGTCGTTGCGTGAACTGTCACCGGTCAGGTCGTACCACCGCTTCCAGGTCGGCCAGAAGACGAAACCCAGGTCATGGACGGACCGGTCGTGCTTGCGCTCCTCCACCAGCAGGGAGTAGTGCTCGGCTCGGCCGCGCCACAACGGGTCGCCGGTGGTTTCGGCGAAGATCCACATCTGGCCGCCGAGAAACCCCTCGCACCAGTTGGTCCATGCCTCCTTGGGGTGGTGCCACTTCCCTTGCTCTGTATAGAGCGGGAAGTAGTCGGGATGGGCGGTCACGAGTCGGTCGACCTTCGCCTGAGCGGCGTCCATGGCCCGTTCGGCCGCGGCGCACAGCGATGCGGGTGGCTCGAAGGAGCCCGCGCCCAGGGCGGTGGGAGTTCTTGTGGTCATCGTCAGTTTGCTCCGTCCGCAGGGATCCAGGGGTTCCGTCGTGGCCCCGTGTGCACCACCACGCTCTTGAGCTCGGTGAATGCCTCGATCGCGTGGCGGCCGAGCTCACGGCCCAGGCCGCTCTCGCCGTAGCCGCCGAAGCTGAGTTCGGGGAAGCCGTCCATGAAGCAGTTCACCCACACCGTCCCCGCACGGGTGCGGCGGGCGTATTCCACCGCGGTGTCTACGTCCCGCGTCCACACTCCCGCCGACAGACCGTAGGGAGTGCTGTTGGTGATCGAGACTGCTTCGTCGAGCGAGTCGAACCGTAGGACGGACAGCACCGGTCCGAAGATCTCGGTATCCGCGACGGACATATCGGGCGTGACACCGTCGAGGACTGTGGGGGCGTAGAAGCGACCGGCGGAGGTGGGCAGGCGGTGGCCTCCCAGGAGCAGCTCGGCGCCGGCCGTGACGCCTTCGCCGACGAGCCGCTCGATGGTGTCCAGCTGCTCTTGGCTGGCGATCGCACCGACCTTGGTGCGATCGTCGAGGGGATCGCCGACCACGACCCGGCGCGCCTTCTCGACGACTCGGGCCACGAAGTCATCGGCGATGTCCCGGTGGACGAGCAGCCGGCTGCCGGAGTTGCAGCATTCGCCCTGATTGAACAGGACTCCGAAGACCACGGCGTCAACGGCGGCGTCGAGGTCGGCGCCAGGGAAGACGACCTGGGGGTTCTTGCCGCCCAGCTCAAGCTCGACTCGCTTGAGGGTCTGTGCCGCGGCGGCCATCACCTTCTTGCCCACCTCCGTGGACCCGGTAAAGGACATCACGTCGACGAGCGGGTGCTCGCTGAGCTGCGATCCGACGCCGCCCTTGCCGGTGATGATGTTGACCACTCCGTCCGGGAGGCCCGCCGCGGTCACTAGCTCGCCGAGCAGCAGCGTGGTGCCGGGAGTGAGCTGACTGGGTTTGACCACCGCGGTGCAGCCGACGGCGAGAGCGAAGGGGAGTTTCTGGCTGACGATGAGCAGTGGGAAGTTCCAAGGGGTGATGATGCCGACGACGCCTGCCGGCTCCCGCAGGGCCAGACCGAGGTACTCGCTCCCCAGGGCGTTGTGGGAATCTCCGTAGGCATGTTGAGCGAGGGTCGCAGCGTAGTACCACAGCTCCGCGGTGGCCGCGACCTCGCCGCGGGCCTGGCTGATCGGCTTGCCGCTCTCCAATGCCTCCACGCGGGCGAGTTCTTCGGCTCGTTCCTCCACCAGCGCGGCGACCCGGCGCAGGTGGCGGGCTCGGGTCGTGCCCGGTAGGCCGCTCCAGCGTCCGTCGTCGAATGCTGTCCGCGCGGCCTGGACCGCCCGGTCAACTTCATCGGTGGTGGCTTCGATGAATGCGCCGACAACGACATCGTGGGCCGGACTGGTCCGGGTGAACCGCCGGGCGTCCTCCGCGTCGATGCGTTCGCCGTCGATGAGCATCGAGTAGCGCCGTGGTTGGATCGATTCAACAGTGGTCATGGCAAGGGGCTCCAAGGGGGATTCACTGGCCGTGGAATCTGGGCGTGCGACGTTCATGGAAGGCCGCCAAGCCCTCCGCACGGTCGTCGGTGACGGCGGACAGCGCTCCTGCGAGAGCCTCCAGCGCCTCGGCGTTGGACGGTGTGGCGTGGGTGAGGACCTGCTTGGCCAACTGCACGGCCACCGGACCGCGGCTGGCAATGAGGGCGGCGAGCCGCTCCGCCGCCGCAGCCGTCTCGCCGGGCGGCGCGACCTCGTCGACCAGTCCCCATTGCTGGGCCGTCTCCGCGTCGAGGAGTTCACCGGTGAGCACCAGCCGTTTGGCCCTTGCGGGTCCGATCAAGGAAGCCAGTCGTGCCGTGCCGCCCCATCCCGGGAGAGTGCCGATGCCGACTTCCGGAAGCCCGAGACGGGCAGTGCCCGCGGCGACCCGCAGGTCGCATGCCATCGCCAGTTCCAGGCCGCCGCCGTACGCTCCGGCGTGGAGGACGGCGATACTCGGCTGCCGGAGCGAGGCGAGCTGCCGCAGGGCGTCGTGGCCGACGTGCACCCAGTGCCGCCAAACGGCCAGTGGATCGTGGTCGGCGAAGGCGTTGAGGTCGGCTCCGGCACAGAAGGCCCGATCGCCTTCCGCGGTGACCAGGACCACCAGAATGCTGTCGTCACTGTCGATGGCCTGCGTGTGGCTCGCCAGTTGCCGCAGCATGGCAGGGGTCAGCGCGTTGAGCTTGTCCGGTCGTGCCAGCGTGATGACCGCGACGTCGCCGCGACGTTCGAGTCGTACGATGCCCTCGTTGGGCTCTGGGATGTCATTCATCGAAGTTCTCCCGCGTCGGGCAGCTGGAGACGAAGGGGTTCGGGCCGGAACAGGCGGGGGTCCATGACCGTCAGCTGGGAACTGACCTGGAGCGGATAGGCGGCGCGGTCGAGCACGTCGCGCTCGAGGTCGATGCCGGGAGCGACCTCAGTGACAGTCAGGCCCTCGGGGCAGAGCTGCATGACACACCGTTCCGTGACAACCGTGACGCGCTGTCCGTTGGCCACGGCGCGCCGTCCACTGAAGGTGACTTGTCGGACTTTCTCGACGAGTTTGGGCACATTCCCGTCGCTGATCAGCCGCAACTCGCCTGCATCGACGTCAATTTCGCGGCGGCCGGCGGTGAAATAGCCGCTGAAGACCAGGTGCCGGGCGTTGGCCGTGATGTCGGCGAAGCCGCCGACTCCGGCGGTGACATGGGAGCGGCCGGGCAGGGCGGACACGTTGATATTGCCCTCGGTGTCGATTTCGAGGAACGACAGCATCGCGGTGTCGAAGCCTCCACTTTGCAGCAGGGTGAACTGGTCGGAGGAAGGCAGGATCGCCTGAGGGTTGAGCGCACAGCCGAAGGCGAACCCGGTGAGCGGAAAGCCGCCGATCGGGCCCTGTTCGATGACCCAGGTGACCTCCTCATGACAGCCCTCTTCGAGCAGAACCCGCGGAACCAGTGCGGAAATACCGAACCCCAGGTTGACCACCGCCCCCCGGGAAAGTTCCATCGCCGCCCGCCGCGCGATGATCTTTTCGAGCCCGAACTGCGCGGGTTCCACCTCCGCCAGCGGGCGGCGCAGCGTCCCCGCGAGCGCCGGGTCGTAGGCAATCTGCGTAGTCTGCAACTGGTCGGGGTCCACGACGACGCGGTCGACGAGGATCCCCGGCACCCTGACCTGTTGGGCGGGCAACGAGCGGCCCTCGGCGACCCGTTTGACCTGTGCGATCACGATGCCGCCGTTGCTGCGCGCGGCCAGCGCCTGGTCCAGGGCGCCCAGCGGCGCCCCCTCGTCCTCCATGGTGATGTTGCCGTGCTCATCCGCGGTGGTACCGCGGATGACCGCAACATCGACCGGCACCGTCGGAAAGTACAGCCACTCGCGCCCGTCGAAGTGTTCGACACGGACGAACTCCGGCGTCACGCCGTTCATCCGTCCGCCCTCGCGTCGCGGGTCGATGAAGGTGTCGAGCCCGACGGTGGTCAGGACGCCCGGCTGTCCGGTGGCGGCGGACCGGTGCATCTGGAACAGCACACCGGAGGGCAGGTTGTACGCCTGGATCTCACTTGCCTCGATGAGCTTGCGGACCAAGGGCGGGTCAGCCGACGAGGGACCACTGGGATAGGACCCTGCGAAGATCCGATGCAGCAGACCAGGCTGCGCGAGATGGTCGATGCCCTTGATGCCGTACATGTCACCGGCCGCAATGGGGTGCACGGTCGTCAGACCGCTCGGCGCCCCGGTCGAGGCGAATCGCACGCCGATGGCCCGAAGTACGGCGTCGGGGCAGCCAAGTCCACTCGAAGAGCTAATGCTCACCGTAGCGCCTTCCGGCACAAGGTCAGCAGCCTCGGCCGCACTGATCACTTTGGTCCGCGTCATGCTGCGTTCTCCACGGCTATGGTCGGGGTCACAGGGATCCGGGTGCCGGTGTGCAGGGCGTCGCGGACGGCGAGGGCGATGGCGAGTGACGCGAAGCCGTCGACGCCGGTCGCCAACGGCCGGCCCCGGCCCTCAGTCGCGTCTGCGAAGGCACGCAGCCCGGTGACATACAGGTCCTCACGCGGCCCCGCCTGCACCGGCGAGACGGTTCCGCGACGGCGCAGGACGACGTCGCCGTCGGGTTCCTGCGTCATCGCTTCCGTGGCGACGAGTGAGGCTTCGGTGCCGTGGACCTCCAGGGCTGTGCCCGCGTGGGGGACCGTGAACGCGTCATGGGCATAGGCGAGCACGTCGTCGTCCATGCGCAGCACGGCCATTGCCGCGTCGTACAGGCCCGGGGCAGCAAGTCCCTGGTTCACGGCCGTAGCCGTGGCATCGCGTACCTCCCGTCCGAGCACGAACCGCAGCACGTCCGCGTCATGCACGGTGATGTCCAGCACCACCCCGCCGCCGGCGTCGGGACGATCCAATCGCCAGCCTCGCAGCCGCTGCGGCAGCTCCACGGCATGGTGGATGCGCACGGCCAGTGGCCGGCCCACGGCTCCCGCGGCGACCAGGCGTTGGATCGTTCTAATAACCGGCGAACCGCGCAGGTGGTGGTTGGTGCCGAGGACGACATCCGCCGTGCGGGCAGCGCGT
This window of the Streptomyces sp. SLBN-118 genome carries:
- a CDS encoding Gfo/Idh/MocA family protein, encoding MSRPLRWVLVGASDIAATRMIPAMRALGQEPVAVLSSSVDRGKTFAEKHDVPAVVATLDDALSVPADAVYVSTTNELHRDQAVAAAAAGRHVLCEKPLAMTLEDAADVVRAARTADVVLGTNHHLRGSPVIRTIQRLVAAGAVGRPLAVRIHHAVELPQRLRGWRLDRPDAGGGVVLDITVHDADVLRFVLGREVRDATATAVNQGLAAPGLYDAAMAVLRMDDDVLAYAHDAFTVPHAGTALEVHGTEASLVATEAMTQEPDGDVVLRRRGTVSPVQAGPREDLYVTGLRAFADATEGRGRPLATGVDGFASLAIALAVRDALHTGTRIPVTPTIAVENAA